One window of the Saccopteryx bilineata isolate mSacBil1 chromosome 2, mSacBil1_pri_phased_curated, whole genome shotgun sequence genome contains the following:
- the TTF1 gene encoding transcription termination factor 1 encodes MESELSRLEIHSPVFKKKKKKCSVDKERHRPGAHDSFRDSPLAGERAHKMKRKRKRKREERQHLTSSPLMRPETCDETEQALAPARKRKKRRSALGVQDKTGIVYVMVDKENIENLPKNIKRDVDVVYVDMSKDQESAEEPAAEDPDEPCAVTARPRAEREAPRGKVREKKKRKRRRKAVPCDAGQGGPGVLPQPEPLLSVGPESQASPLSASAHRKKSKKRKRKNSHGQDFESPETVDSEGSPVVPDAGPAEGSREPCKLKKRAEKRRRSQSGESAPSSGGSGLPTSYEDPLRGTQEGGGSSTEDSATPWPQAESTQACLEEAQRSGPADEEGNLESAKDSDTRYLSEDSRDWEEASVDLESAVRQLREFIPGIGERAATTIKRMYRDDLGRFKEFKAQGVAIKFGKFSVKENKQLEKNVQEFLSLTGIENADKLLHTDRYPEEKAAITDLKRRYAFRLHIGKGIARPWKLVYYRAKKMFDVNNYKGRYSKGDTEKLKIYHSLHGNDWKKIGDLVARSSLSVALKFSQISSEINHGAWSKTETQKLIKAVEEVVLKKMSPQDLNEVDSKLQENPEGRLSVVREKLYKGISWVEVEAKVETRNWMQCKSKWMEILTKRMTNGRDVYRGVNALQAKINLIERLYEINVEDANEIDWEDLAGAIGDVPPTYVQNKFYKLKATCVPFWQKKTFPEIVDYLYETSLPVLRRKLEKRRERTGAQAQAPAAPRRAFLFRDIFYCDDDSEGEDVSGRS; translated from the exons ATGGAAAGTGAACTGAGCAGATTGGAAATCCACAGTCcagtttttaagaagaaaaagaaaaagtgttctgTAGATAAGGAAAGACATCGGCCAGGTGCCCATGACAGTTTCAGAGACTCCCCCCTGGCAGGTGAACGGGCTCACaagatgaagaggaagaggaagaggaagagagaggagcgCCAACATCTCACTTCCTCTCCTTTGATGAGACCAGAAACCTGTGACGAGACTGAACAGGCCCTCGCTCCAgctagaaagaggaagaagaggaggagcgcTCTGGGAGTGCAGGATAAGACAGGCATTGTGTATGTCAtggtggataaagaaaatattgagaacctgccaaagaatattaaaagggATGTTGACGTTGTTTACGTTGACATGAGCAAGGACCAGGAGTCAGCCGAGGAGCCTGCAGCAGAGGACCCGGACGAACCCTGTGCGGTCACTGCGCGGCCTAGAGCTGAGCGGGAAGCGCCACGGGGCAAAgtcagggagaagaagaaaaggaagcggCGGCGGAAGGCTGTGCCCTGCGACGCTGGGCAGGGAGGCCCAGGCGTCCTGCCCCAGCCGGAACCCCTGCTTTCTGTGGGCCCGGAGAGCCAAGCCTCACCGCTGTCAGCATCGGCTCATAGGAAGAAgtctaagaaaagaaagagaaagaattcacatGGCCAGGACTTTGAGAGTCCTGAGACCGTGGACTCTGAAGGATCCCCAGTGGTCCCTGACGCGGGGCCTGCAGAAGGCAGCAGGGAGCCTTGCAAATTGAAGAAAAGGGCTGAGAAAAGGAGGCGAAGCCAGTCTGGTGAAAGTGCCCCCTCGTCTGGTGGTTCAGGGCTCCCCACGAGCTATGAGGACCCGCTCCGTGGCACACAGGAGGGTGGTGGCTCCTCGACTGAGGACAGTGCAACGCCCTGGCCGCAGGCAGAGAGCACCCAGGCGTGTTTGGAAGAGGCGCAGAG GTCAGGACCTGCAGATGAGGAAGGCAATTTGGAATCGGCTAAAGATTCTGACACAAGGTATTTGTCGGAAGATTCCAGAGACTGGGAGGAGGCCAGTGTGGACTTGGAGTCCGCAGTGCGACAGCTCCGGGAGTTCATTCCTGGCATCGGGGAGAGGGCCGCCACCACGATTAAGCGGATGTACCGGGACGACCTAGGGCGGTTTAAGGAGTTTAAAGCACAGG GTGTTGCCATTAAATTTGGTAAGTTTTCTGTAAAGGAAAATAAGCAGTTAGAGAAAAACGTGCAGGAATTCCTGTCCCTGACGGGGATTGAGAATGCGGACAAGCTGCTGCACACGGACAGGTACCCGGAGGAGAAAGCTGCCATCACCGACCTGAAGAGGAGATACGCGTTTAGACTGCACATTG GTAAGGGCATTGCCCGACCCTGGAAACTTGTGTACTATCGAGCCAAGAAGATGTTCgatgtcaataattacaaaggcAG GTATAGCAAAGGGGATACCGAGAAGTTAAAGATATACCACTCCCTCCATGGCAACGACTGGAAAAAGATTGGGGATTTGGTGGCTCGAAGCAGCCTCTCTGTTGCCCTGAAGTTCTCCCAGATCAGCAGTG AAATAAACCATGGGGCCTGGAGTAAGACGGAAACCCAGAAACTTATCAAGGCTGTTGAAGAAGTGGTTCTAAAGAAAATGTCTCCCCAGGATTTAAACGAGGTAGATTCTAAACTCCAAGAAAACCCCGAAGGCCGCCTGTCAGTGGTGCGGGAGAAACTCTACAAGGGCATATCTTGGGTGGAAGTCGAGGCCAAAGTTGAAACCAGAAATTGGATGCAGTGTAAAAGTAAGTG GATGGAAATTCTCACCAAGAGGATGACCAATGGCCGGGACGTGTACCGGGGAGTGAACGCCCTGCAGGCCAAGATCAATCTGATTGAAAG GCTGTACGAGATAAATGTGGAAGACGCCAACGAAATAGACTGGGAAGACCTCGCCGGTGCCATAGG TGATGTTCCTCCAACTtatgttcaaaataaattttataagctGAAAGCTACCTGTGTTCCATTTTGGCAGAAGAAGACTTTTCCAG AGATTGTAGACTACCTCTACGAGACGAGCCTGCCTGTGCTCAGACGGAAGCTGGAGAAGAGGCGGGAGCGGACGggcgcccaggcccaggcccccgCGGCGCCCCGGCGCGCCTTCCTGTTCAGGGACATCTTCTACTGCGACGACGACAGCGAGGGAGAGGATGTGAGTGGGAGGAGTTAA